A single genomic interval of Anopheles marshallii chromosome 2, idAnoMarsDA_429_01, whole genome shotgun sequence harbors:
- the LOC128709033 gene encoding irregular chiasm C-roughest protein-like, translated as MMYLAVKLFCFSIVLNVVCGRYATSTDAEPQQTFRITPNDIEAAQGDEVVLRCEIEHLAGRVQWTKDGFALGFGNEIVGYPRFSLNQNHSDGVYNLRITNTSYDDAALYQCQVGPAKHNHPIRAQAKLTVVATPKDFHGKYGRT; from the exons ATGATGTATCTGGCGGTGaagttgttttgcttttccatcgTCTTAAATGTTG TGTGCGGTCGATATGCGACGTCGACCGATGCCGAACCGCAGCAAACCTTCCGCATCACGCCGAACGACATCGAGGCGGCACAAGGCGACGAGGTGGTGTTGCGCTGCGAGATAGAACACCTTGCCGGGCGGGTCCAGTGGACCAAGGACGGGTTTGCGCTCGGCTTCGGTAATGAAATCGTCGGATATCCGAGGTTTTCCCTGAACCAGAACCACAGCGACGGTGTCTACAATCTGCGGATCACCAACACTTCCTACGACGATGCGGCCCTGTACCAGTGTCAGGTTGGGCCGGCGAAACACAACCATCCAATTAGGGCGCAGGCCAAACTGACCGTCGTCG CCACACCCAAAGACTTTCACGGAAAATACGGCCGAACTTAG